The Motacilla alba alba isolate MOTALB_02 chromosome 3, Motacilla_alba_V1.0_pri, whole genome shotgun sequence DNA window CCGAGGTCATCAGAGTCTACATCGGCTCCTTCTGGTCCCACCCACTGCTCATCCCCGACAACCGCAAGCTGTTtgaggcagaggagcaggaccTGTTCAGGGACATCCAGAGCCTGCCCCGCAATGCAGCCCTCAGGAAGCTGAATGATCTCATCAAGCGAGCGCGGCTGGCCAAGGTAGGTGTTGGCATAGAAGTCCCAAGCACTCGCTTTGGGCTGTCCGCAGCATGCAGCCTATGGAGAAGTGGTTTGGGCCAGttcagcttgcagagctggTGGATCCTACTCTTTTTTCCATCCCATTTAACTCAGGCTCAGCATATGAGCCCCATGCCAATATGGGAAGAAAACAACTCCTTTGTTTGATGTGTCAGTCATGGCAGGCCAGAGTAAGGAAGGTAACTACAGATCAAAGCAGGTAGCACTTGAAGGGATCTGGAAAGCAGTTGCTCTGTGGTAGCAGCTTAGGACCAATTCAGAATTAGACAATTAGGACCAATATCAGAATCATAGGGAACCAAGGGAATTTATAAGCTCCAGgtcttttgtttaaaatgttcttaACCAAGAAAGATACCTGACTAAGATGGATGCACAGGAGGTGAAGACTCACACAAATGATAAATAAGCCTGTAGTATCCCTGAGTATTTGAAATAAACGGAAAGAAGCCcctaaaatacaggaaaaaacccatatCAATTGAGAAAAGAGATCGAAAGATCCCTCCAAAGCTTTCAGTGCAAGGGTCttcatttcaagaaaaaatgcttGGTTCaccattgaaaaaaaaaagccacaatgTTGCATAAGTTAAGGACTAGTATTCCTCCTAAAACATTGAACCCATATGTTTGGACTCAGAAGGGACTGTTCCCTTGAAGGCCAAGcccagtggaagaaaaaaaaccccaccactcCCTCCATAGGGTGCATATGAATGTCACTGTATGGTCATGACTACACCGTGGTTTTGCCTTGTCTCAGCACAGacagagcacacagctgagCATTTAGCACTGGAATAACAATCCATGGGTCCAGGCaagctgaggagctgagcttGCTCTTTGGGGTGGGACAAGATGGAGGCAAGTCCTAGGCGCAGATACTCTGCTGAGAGAGAAGAATTTGCTGATGTGCTATTTAACATTTACCTTCATTCCATATAATTTAATTCCCTTCAGGTCCATGCCTACATCATCAGTTCCCTAAAGAAGGAAATGCCCTCAATGTTTGGGAAAGACAATAAAAAGAAGGAGCTGGTTAACAACTTGGGAGATATTTATGCCCGGATTGAACGGGAGCATCAGATCTCACCAGGAGACTTCCCTAATCTGAGAAAGATGCAGGTAAGCAGTGGCATCCTGGCTATCATCCAAGGAAAGGGCATTAGAGTAACTGCAGGGAAGACAACAGAGCCATGCAGACATTGATTGTTGCCACCTGTGGGAAAAGCCTGCTGTAATGTTGAAATGTGCCTTAAAATATGTGCAGGCTATATTTGGGCATGAGCACTTCTCACACATAGAGCTCATGTGAAGCATTACAGCTTCACATTCATTTCTCATATCTTTGCTGGAGTAGCACTTTGCAGCAAatgatttcttctgtttttctttatttttaattccaggTTCCATTTGCAGATTTTTCAGGCCTAAACAATTTATAATAAAAGGAAAGCTGTGTCCTGAAAAGGCTACATATGCCACATTCCTCAAGAGCTATATTTGTCTTTTACTTCACTCTTTGTTtctagaaagagagaaaggaaggtgTAAAAACTTGAAGccccttttctgttttaagtaGAGGAGCAGGCTTTTTGTTCTGCAGACCAGAGACCTGGCCCAGTGTTCACGCAAGTCAGAAACTTCAAAGGACCTTGGATCAGAGCCTTGTATTGTACATTCAGGCAATGCTGGACACTGCTGCATTGCTGTGTGGCTTCAGTCCAAGCAAAAACCTGTTCTGAGTTCTAGCTCTTGAGGTTGCTACTAGTTACCTATGGAAAACAGCATTTGcctatttttgaaaatatattctcCCTAAATTGTTGGGAATGACATCTGTGGGGTATAGCTAATAGGACATCTCCTTCACTGTTTGTTAAAATGTGTGTTGAAAAAAAGCCTGTATGAATCCAGCTGGAGTGAATAGTGAGGGTTTAAGGAGTGAAAGATAAAGCTGTAATTCTCTGCAGGCCCTATTCAAAGCCCTTTTGCTTAGCTGTGAAATTACAGAATGTGAGCCATGCTGCAAAGACATGCTCACCACTGATGGCATCTGAAAGATGCACTGCATGGTGACGAGTACCATGGTCTTTTGCCAGGTGGCATCTCCTTCCCAGAGCGCAGAACGGGGAGGGAACGTAGAGCACTGGCTGGAGGATGTAGCAAGAGCACACAACCAGTTTGCCTTGAACTATTTGGTCATTTTCTGTAGGACTTAGGAGAGGATTAAAGTAAGAGCAAGGCCAGGCAGGGAGACCCCATGGCATGCTGAAAGCAGGGCTGTCAGAGGAAGGAATGCCAAGCTCCCcgttcctctgctgcagcagggttCTGTGAGCcgagcagcaggcaggcatcCCCCTGTACACCACTACCCCTCCATACACAGCCACGTCGCTCACCTCTTGCTGTGTTGTCCCATTTCAAGGATCAATTGCAAGCCCAGGATTTTAGCAAGTTCCAGCCTCTGAAGAGCAAGCTGCTGGAGACCGTGGAAGACATGCTGGCCAACGACATCGCCCAGCTCATGGTGCTCGTCCGCCAGGAAGAGTCCCAGCGGCCCACCCAGATGGTGAAGGGAGGAGCCTTCGAGGGCACCTTGCACGGTCCCTTCGGCCACGGCTACGGGGAAGGCGCCGGAGAAGGGATCGACGACGCCGAGTGGGTGGTGGCCAGGGACAAGCCCATGTACGACGAGATCTTCTACACGCTCTCGCCCGTCGACGGCAAAATAACTGGTGCCAACGCCAAGAAGGAGATGGTAAGGTCTAAGCTGCCCAACACCGTGCTGGGCAAGATCTGGAAACTGGCTGACATCGACAAAGATGGCATGCTGGATGATGAGGAGTTTGCCTTGGCGAATCATCTCATTAAAGTCAAGTTGGAGGGTCATGAGCTGCCAAATGAGCTCCCTTCCCATCTCCTCCCTCcatccaaaaggaaaataacagaGTGAAAGGAAGGTTacaggggagagggaaagggaagggggaaataAAAGATCTAGAAAAACATGTTTACTTAAATTATACCTTTAGATGTGAGATCACGTTTGGATTTGTACCTACTTTGCTGTATGAAGAACAAAAtctaaagcagaacaaaaaagtCCAATCCTTCATGATATGCAGTTAACTCTTCCAGTGTACTGTCCCTGCTTTCTAATGTGTAGTCTGTAAATATGAAGGTCAAGAAAGAATGTTGCAAACTAGGAGACTCTGTTAAGCAAGAGTAGAAGAAAACCTGAACAGGGCTGCATTTTTGGAAAGTGGAATAGGCACTAATAGAAATCTGCTAACTGCCAGTATCACTCCTGAGCTTTGGCTGCACCTTCTGCCTTTTCACGGGTCTTGCAAAATTCAGGAGACTAAGATAAACCACAAGGTCTTTGAGCTATTGGCCAAAATAAAGAGCATTTCCTAATTAACATAAGCCCCCACTAAAATACTAGATACTAAACCCCAGAGTTAAGAACTTTAGGAACCTTGATTCACCGTTAAGATGCAAGTTTTACAAACGTTCCCCTGtccttaaagaaaaataagtcaaTAAAATCCGAAAGAGCTCTGAACCGGGCAGCTGGAGTTCCTCATTGTTCACTGTGGGACAGGCACTCAGAATTCCCCATCATCACTACCTCCCATGCAGTCCCCAGGGGAGATTTgttctgcaggcacagccaagAGAACCACACTCcaagggaagcagagggaggggGCCCTGGAGGTGGACATCAGGTGGGTTGGAAGGGAGGAGCGCCGCTTCCAGGCTCACCCAGCGTTTCACAGCCAGTGGGTGGTGTTTGCTCTTTGAACAGTGGTGGCGTCTGTGATTCCTGTGAAGTGACGTGTTTGCTCTCATCGTGCACAGTGAAAGCCACGAGGCCCCGTTCTCACCGTACAGACACAAACCCCGCGCTGTCAGGGGCATCCATCGCAAGGGCAGAACACACGGGGGCACTGGGCAGAgcttgctctgctctgtgcctccaCAAACCTAGCCAAGATGTCAGCCTTCACACACTCTCCTCACCACACAGTTACACTTGATCCCCACCAGAACTTCTACCCTGAGCCCAGAGACCTTCCCCACTTCTTTCATGCTCtgtgaaatttttgttttcaagaccCAATTTTAGCAGAAATCCCTCCATTTCCTATTCCATGGCCTAAACACACGCGTGCACGCGCACTcttctggtttttgttgttgctttggAGCAGCGTGTTGTTCCAATCCTGTTGTCACTTTATATAAGCTGAGCTCCTACTGTGATGAAAAACCAAGATAAGTATAACTTATTTTATATCTCTTGTGTTCATATTATATAGAGAAATATATTCTGTGTATGTAGGATGTGCTTATTGCAGTACATTTATCACTTGtcttaaaaattaatgcattaaCCTTTTTTGTACCCTGGTCCTAAgacattattaaaaaagaaaggccAGATCTGTCTACTTCTTTatacagcaaaatgaaaagcagatgaaaagagaaagaaaaagcctgTTTGTAAGTGCACATTCCCAAAGGTGCATGTACAGATCAGCCCAGCTGGACTCGGGTGTGCACTGCTGAGTGACTGGTTGACATCTGCAACATCTCTCTTTCAGCTGTCTAATCACAACCTCCATACTTGCCAAAGCAAGAGCAATTGTACCTGTGTCGCACCTTGTTCAATATAGGGAAGAGGTAACCACCACATTTCAGTAGAAAAAAGAATATAGTGAAAGAGTTCCTGCCAGTCGCAGATGAGAATGCTATGAATTTATCAAGATCTGGAATGGATGCAAAAAACCTCAGTCTTAAATCTTACTGACTAATtctatttctgtctttattctttgttttctgtagatGTTCATGACAGTGATAGCTGTGCCCAGAGTGGGACAGTGAGAGGCATGGAGTAAGACAGGGAGAGCAGTTAGGATAGTCCTGGGGAAGCATTTGGAGAGAGGTTATGAGCTGTAGTAGTTGGCAGAGTTTCCATTTAGCATCTGTACAGGATGAGAGAGGGGTGAGAGGAAATCATAGGGTGGAGAGCAGAAGCAATAAATGCAAATTGTGGGAAAAGCCAGCAAACTGTGTCATCCCAGTTCAGCTACCCAGTAACCCCCAGTGTAAGTGTCATCACAGGACACATCTGCTCAGGCTGCCCAGCTCTTCCTGAGGAGTTTGCATCCATTGGACTCCAgctgaggctgagcagagcactgTGAAGCAACCCTGCCTCTGTGTGCGCACAACTGTCCGATGGCCACTCATACAGCACACTGGTTGTGCCAGTCATGTCATGCTGAAATTTAACTCCTTAACAAGCAGAACATCACTGGTTCTCTCAAAAGGGGGTGGGAGAAGGTGAGGTCTTGGCAGTCTTTTCTTCCCTGTACACTCCAGCAAGGTGCTCAGGTAGGCAAAAACTCATTGTGACAGCAATCAAACAGCTTTCAGGGCACATTTGTGCCTGATTGATTGTGCATTTGATTGTTTCGCAAGCCAAACCACTGTCCTGTTGTTGTAGGTGGTAGGTTACTTAtcagtgcctggctgcagctgtgctttaGACCAACCTCAAAGGAGGGCTCACTGTTATACAGGAAACATTCCCTGTGTTGCTGGTAGCAGCAGCTACCCCCACACCATGGCTGGGCCATGCCAGCACATTCcatgctcctgcctgctccgTACACTGTGCTCCTCTCGTCCCTGAGCCAGCCTCTCCAGGATATTCCTGCAGGATTCACCCAGAGGGGCCGGCAGGGCAGcggcacagagctctgcccgCACAGGTCAAGTGTGGAGGAGGTGAATTTCAACACCCCTCAGGAACCACTTggtggggagagaggaaaaaacaccagCACTGCACTGACAAACGCTCCGTTTCTCAATAGGATTGCACCAGGGACCCTGCTACAGAGGGAATGGGGCAGCTGCAAGGGGGGCTGTGTTCCCAGAGAGGCAGGTTGTGAGCAGTCCTCTTCAGTCAGATAGCTACATCCTGCACATTTCACTTCTGCCAGGCTCctcaggaaattaaaaacaacaatcaAACAAAATCCCGCTAAAACACCAAAGATCCACATCGAACCGTAAATACCCTGTTGTCCATACAGAAATGCATGGAATCCCGTCTCTCCACCACGGCCATGAGAGGATGCGTGTATTTCTCCATCCCCTTCCTGTTAGCATTCAGAAACACATAATCACAAATTATTATatgcaggtgcttttattgAAGAGTTCTGGGTGTCAGGGGCACAAACCCAAATCTGACTCTGACACGGGTACGGGATGAACGTGTTTTTATATTCTATCGTTATATAACTTTCATGTTAATTATTAAACCTATATTGTTCTATTGCATACATAGATTTCATCCAAGCATGGGCATCTCGTGGTCCCCCTCAAACTTCTAACATAGATTTCTCATGATTCTTCTTATgattaaacaataatttaatTACTAAACAATCATCACATCTAACAGTTACATCATTTATCAGATACCGCTTAGGCAGGTGCAATTTCACAAGATCTGGCAAACACAAATCTAACATTTTCAGAgtctatttttaacattttccaggGCCCCACTAAGTCTAGCTTCTTTCTAACTCCCCgaattttatgattttaaaaccttttactATCATtcccaaacagcagctgcaaatgCGCACACCCCCACacccccttttctttccttttcccttcgGAGTTAGGACTCCCTGGGCAATCCCAGCCACCTGTATTGTTTCCCACATCTGTGGAAGGATGTGATTGCCCAAGCCCACCAGGACTCCAGGCCTCCAGCCAGTGCATGTTCCTGCCAGTTCACAGAGCCACGCTCCAGAGGCAGTTATCTGTGTCCAGCAGCGCTTCCTTTTTCCCAGAGCGCTTCTCAATTACCGAACAAGATTTCCCCAGGAGGTTACACA harbors:
- the EHD3 gene encoding EH domain-containing protein 3; this translates as MFSWLGTDDRRRKDPEVFQTVSDGLKKLYKTKLLPLEEHYKFHEFHSPALEDADFDNKPMVLLVGQYSTGKTTFIRYLLEQDFPGMRIGPEPTTDSFIAVMQGDVEGIVPGNALVVDPKKPFRKLNAFGNAFLNRFVCAQLPNPVLESISVIDTPGILSGEKQRISRGYDFAAVLEWFAERVDRIILLFDAHKLDISDEFSEVIKALKNHEDKMRVVLNKADQIETQQLMRVYGALMWSLGKIVNTPEVIRVYIGSFWSHPLLIPDNRKLFEAEEQDLFRDIQSLPRNAALRKLNDLIKRARLAKVHAYIISSLKKEMPSMFGKDNKKKELVNNLGDIYARIEREHQISPGDFPNLRKMQDQLQAQDFSKFQPLKSKLLETVEDMLANDIAQLMVLVRQEESQRPTQMVKGGAFEGTLHGPFGHGYGEGAGEGIDDAEWVVARDKPMYDEIFYTLSPVDGKITGANAKKEMVRSKLPNTVLGKIWKLADIDKDGMLDDEEFALANHLIKVKLEGHELPNELPSHLLPPSKRKITE